The proteins below come from a single Corylus avellana chromosome ca3, CavTom2PMs-1.0 genomic window:
- the LOC132175086 gene encoding lysophospholipid acyltransferase 1-like, with amino-acid sequence MELDMGSMAAAIGVSVPVLRFLLCFVATIPVSFLWRLVPGRLGKHMYAAGSGALLSYLSFGFSSNLHFLVPMLLGYASMVLFRRRCGIITFFLGFGYLIGCHVYYMSGDAWKEGGIDATGALMVLTLKVISCAINYNDGLLKEEGLREAQKKNRLIGLPSLIEYFGYCLSCGSHFAGPVYEIKDYLDWSEGKGIWSRSKKGPSPYGATIRALLQAAFCMALYLYLVPHFPLSRFTDPLYQEWGFWRRLGYQYMSGFTARWKYYFIWSISEAAIIISGLGFSGWTESSPPKPRWDRAKNVDILGVELAKSAVELPVVWNIQVSTWLRHYVYERLIQKGKKPGFFQLLATQTVSAVWHGLYPGYIFFFVQSALMIAGSRVIYRWQQALPPTMGLVKKILVFLNFAYTLLVLNYSCVGFMVLSLHETLASYGSVYYIGTILPIALILLGYIIRPAKPVRSKARKEQ; translated from the exons ATGGAGCTGGACATGGGTTCCATGGCGGCGGCGATAGGGGTGTCTGTACCGGTGCTGCGGTTCCTGCTATGCTTCGTGGCGACCATACCCGTGAGCTTTCTATGGCGACTCGTCCCGGGTCGACTCGGCAAGCACATGTACGCGGCAGGGTCGGGCGCTCTGCTCTCCTACCTCTCATTTGGGTTCTCTTCCAATCTGCATTTCTTGGTCCCCATGTTGTTGGGTTACGCTTCGATGGTCCTGTTTCGCCGCCGATGCGGGATCATCACGTTCTTCTTGGGATTCGGCTATCTCATTGGCTG CCATGTGTATTACATGAGTGGTGATGCATGGAAGGAAGGGGGCATTGATGCCACTG GAGCATTGATGGTCTTAACACTGAAAGTAATTTCATGTGCAATAAATTACAATGACGGACTACTAAAAGAGGAAGGCTTACGTGAGGCACAGAAGAAGAATCGATTGATTGGGTTGCCCTCATTGATTGAGTACTTTGGTTACTGCCTGTCCTGTGGTAGTCACTTTGCTGGTCCAGTTTATGAAATAAAAGATTATCTTGACTGGTCTGAAGGAAAGGGG ATTTGGAGCCGTTCGAAGAAAGGACCATCACCATATGGGGCAACAATCCGAGCCCTTCTTCAAGCTGCTTTTTGCATGGCCTTGTATCTGTACCTGGTGCCTCATTTTCCTTTGTCCCGGTTTACTGATCCCCTATACCAAGAGTGGGGATTCTGGAGACGATTGGGTTACCAGTACATGTCTGGCTTTACAGCACGCTGGAAATATTACTTCATCTGGTCAATTTCAGAGGCTGCTATCATTATTTCAGGCCTGGGTTTCAGTGGCTGGACAGAATCTTCTCCACCAAAGCCACGCTGGGATCGTGCCAAAAATGTTGACATTCTGGGTGTTGAGTTGGCAAAGAGTGCAGTTGAGTTGCCAGTTGTGTGGAATATACAAGTCAGCACCTGGCTGCGTCATT ATGTTTATGAGAGACTCATTCAGAAGGGAAAGAAGCCTGGTTTCTTTCAGTTGCTGGCTACACAGACTGTCAGTGCTGTTTGGCAT GGATTATATCCTGGGTAcatcttcttctttgttcaGTCAGCATTGATGATTGCTGGTTCAAGAG TCATTTACAGATGGCAGCAAGCTCTACCTCCAACTATGGGTCTGGTCAAGAAGATTCTGGTGTTTTTGAACTTTGCTTACACACTTCTGGTTCTAAACTACTCCTGTGTTGGTTTCATG GTATTAAGCCTGCACGAAACCCTTGCATCGTATGGGAGCGTATATTATATTGGAACCATTCTTCCAATAGCATTGATC